The following DNA comes from Candidatus Firestonebacteria bacterium RIFOXYD2_FULL_39_29.
GAATTTTAGAGGTAAAAGTTCAGATTTTTCAAGAAAGGAGGTTTTGTAACCAAGGATGCTCGCTACTTCTCAAACACAACATTTGACATTAACTCTTTCGGGTCAAACAAAAGAGAATTGATATTAAATGGCTTTTCATATACAATGGGTATATGAAGATTAAAATTATCACAAAATACATTTTAAAAGAGATGGTGGGACCTTTCTTTGTCGGATTTATACTTTTTACTCTTATATTTCTTAGCGACAAAATGACGGAACTTACTGATTTGGTCATCAATTGCGGTGTTGGAATATTTACTACTCTGCAATTACTTATTTTTATTATGCCTGCATTTCTTGCAATTACTATGCCTATGGGAGTTCTGGTAGGAGTAATGGTGGCCTTTAACAGGTTAAACTCAGATAATGAAATAATAGCCATGAAAATAAGCGGAATTCATATAAGGACTTTAATATTTCCTGTCCTCACTGCGAGTCTTATTGGAAGCTTTATTATGATTGGTTGGAATAATTATGTATTACCATGGGGAAACTCCTCTTTTAAAAACCTTGTTTACAAGATAACCAGCGAGAGAGCCTCACTTGCTATTCAACAAAAAGTGTTTGTTTCAGATTTTGATAAGTTCGTATTTTATGTTGACGAGAAAGATGACAAAAATACCTTTAAAAATATTATAGTATTTACACAGGAAACAGAGAACGAGCCTTCTTATTTTATTTCAGCAAAAACCGGGTCAATACATTCTGATCCCATGGAAAAAGCAGTTTATTTAAGACTCGAAGATGGGACTTTTCATCAGGCCAATCCAAAAGAAAGAAACTTATATTCAAGAATAAAATTTAACAGTTATGATATTAACCTTGATTTGAAAAATAAGCTGGCAGGAATGGTGTCAAACGAGAAATCTGCGAGAGAGATGGATTTAACAGAACTTGGCAGTGAAATCACAAAATCCTTTCAAAAAGGTATTAATACAAATAATCTAAAGGTGGAATATCATAAAAAAATAGCAATTCCTTTTGCTTGTACGGCTTTTACTATAATAGGAATAGCACTGGGTATATCTATTAGAGTAAAAGGGCGTTCTTTAAGCTTTCTGATTTCTTTAGTACTTATACTTTTTTATTATTTTCTCCTAATTGCCGGAGAGATAACGGGTTCAGGAGGATTACTTATTCCCTGGCTGGCCATGTGGCTTCCCAATATCATAACCTGCATTGCTGGAGTTATATTACTTTATTTGTCAATTAGAGAAAAAATATCATTATGAAAACTCCATTAATTCTTTATAAATATTTGGCTTTACGTTTTTTGAAAAATTTTACATCTTCTTTATTTGCACTATTTTTAGTATTTTTTATTATTTCTGTTTCAGACGAAATCAAATCATTAATTGAGTTGAAAGTCAATCTCCGGCTTATAATTAAGTATTTTGCGTATAAAATACCCTATCAGCTTCTTTATACAGCGCCTTTTGCCTCTCTTGTTTGCACTCTTATCACTTTTGCAGGACTTAATAAAACAAACGAAATTATGGCAATGCGAACCAGCGGAGTCAGCACAATAAAGATAATATCTCCAATACTGCTTTTATCTTTTTTATTAAGTCTGGGTGTGATAATAGCTAATGAAACCTTTATTACAAAACTCTATTCAAAATCTGCCGACATACGTATTAAGGAAATCTGGAAATCGGCGTCATCTACTGCAGAAGTTCGTAATAATCTTGTATTTAAATCAAAAAACGGCTGGCTGGCTAATATAAAATATTTCAACGGTGAAAGAAATATGATGTCAGGGATTACAATGTATTACCAAAACCCTGACAGTTCAGTTAAAAGAAGGATTGATTCGGAGAAAGCAGAGTGGAAAAACAATAAATGGTATTTTTTTAACAGTTACATAAGGGATTTCCCTGACGATAAAAAGGAAATCGCGAAAATGATTAAAGTTTCAGAAGCTTTCATAGCTGAGAGCCCGATAGAATTGGCCACCAAAAAAAAACATATTGATCAATTGACAGTAAGAGAATTAAATAAGGAGATAAAAGACCTTGAAGTGCGCGGAGAAAAAACAGGAGAAGAGAGAGTTTATCTGCATTTTAAACTATCTTATGCTTTCTCCATTTTTATGCTCTCCTTTCTCGCCATCCCCTTTGGTCTGAATACAGGTAAATATAGCGGTGTCATTTTAAGTTTTGCAATAAGCTTTTTGATTGGATTTGTTTACTGGCAGCTGCTATCTATTGGGAAAGTTCTGGGTATGCACGGTGTGGTAGCACCCTATATTGCTGCTTGGGGAGGGAATTTTATTTTTCTTGTTACAGGTACAATAATGCTGATTACAATGAAAAAATGAAATAGTTAATTCTTTTTATTTTTTTCTGTATTTTCCTCTTCTTTAACAACTCCATAATTTACAAGTTCTTTATGCTTTTCTCTTATAGTCAATGATATCATATGATTACCGGAGGAACCTGAAACAAAATTAAAAGGGAACTGAAAGCCGTAATCAACCTGACCTCCGACACCCATATATGGAATATTGAATTTATAACCAAGACCTGCTGTTGCATTAAAATAATCATTATTACCCAAACCTAAACCAATTCTAATCAGAAGAATACCGATATCACCTGTTTTAAAAGCACTATTTTCCCCGCCAATGAATAATCTATGATCTCTGCCTCTCGAATATCCCTCACAATTAATAAAAGTATATTTATCCATAAAATAATTAACTCCCATCCTGAATGTCACTGGAAGAAGCTCCGAAGAAAAGGCTCCGACATCAGGAGAGTTAATATCATCAATAAATAAACCAAGAGCCAGATCTTTATTTATATATGAATGAATAGATACTCCAATTGAAAAATTGCTTTTTGAAAGGGCAGTAAAATCCGGATTTAAAGCGGAATTTGTCCATTCATTAGAGGTGTAACTCTTTGTAAGGTATTTTCCGCTTAACGAAACAGCCGATTTGACAAAAAGAGGTACAGGCGTTGAATATGCAAGGTAAAACACATTTTCCGAATATAGCGGATGAGAAAAGTTATAATAACCTATACCGACTCCGCCTATTCCTTTTATAGGCAACCCCACAGCCGTAAATCCTTCGCCCATATTATCAACACCCCAATTCAGTTTTGTAGCGGTGAACGTTGCTTCCCAGGATTTCAGATTGGAAAGTCCAGCAGGATTATCTAATATGCAATTAATATCATCAGCAACCGCAACATAGGCATTCCCCATTCCTACAGATCTGGCAGAAGAGTTTATCATGTTAAAAGCGCCATATGTAATCTGTACAACAAAAACAATGAAACATAGGATTGGAATCAATATTTTAATCATAATCACCTTCCCACAACAACAGTACCTCTTGCTCTCGAAGTTCCACCAACTATTGCCTCATACAAATAAACACCGCTCTCAACCATTCGGCCTTGAGTATCTTTCCCATCCCATTCTATCTGACTGACTCCATCCATAGTTATTTCTCTTATTACCGAACCATTTCTATCCCATATTTTAATTGCGGCATTTCCCTGATCAGAATTTGGAAAGGTGAATTTTGTCCTGGCGAATGCCGGATTTGCACTTGCAGGTGTAAAAGGATTTGGCTCCACTATAGCTGTTATTTCCGGTGAAGCCACAACTATCGCATACTTTGAGAGATGATTTATCTTTGCAGAGAGTGAAAAGCCCGTACCATCTGCTTCAATTTTTGTAGAAAGAGGTATCCAATATAAACCGTTCCAGTATGCAATTGCCAGCGAGGCAGCTGCATTTGCAGTTGAAACTGAAGTTCCTGTGACCATTCCTCCGCTTGAGCTTCTAAAAAGAGAAAGATTAATTGATTTAGAAAACTCTGTTATCATAGCTCCCGTAGCAATATTTTGAGCAGTAATATCATAAGCAACTACTGCAGTAGTCGGGGCTCTGGAAGCAGTCGGAGGAGTAACTATCGGATCAAACATAAAACTAGTATCTGCCGTCAGCAATCCGACCGGAATACTTATTTTTGTCTTGTTATCTCCGGAATAAAGCACTTCTCCGCCTAACCCGGCCGGCAATACTGATTGAGCAACGGTAAGGCAAGTAAGAGTCAGCGGATTACTAATTATAGGTGTTCTCCAATTCCCTGTCATATCCACTTTCCATCTTAAATCAGCCCCTGTATTAGAAATTATCGTAGCATTATTATTGTTTTGAATTGACTGCCAATTTGTTCCGCCATCACAACTAACATAGTATGCCAAACTCTGTCCATTAGTTATAGCTGTTACATTTAATGCTACCGAATATATCCTGCCGGTTGTCGTATAAACACCGGATTTGGAGACTATGGACTTCGCTGTTGACCCATTATAAAAACTACTTATTTTATCCAGATGGCCGGCACTACCGCCTATAAGCAAAGTACTGCCATTCCAGCATAATGCATTTATGGAATTCGTACTCCATAGCGAACTTAAGAGTGTGGTTTTAGTAGTTCCGGTTGTATTCGTCCCTATAGCCGTAAAATTATTTGTTACCGGAGTTGTATCTGTAGAGTCATATATGCAAAGCCTTCCTGAGGCTCCACCTATAATCCATTCTAAGCCATTCCAAGCTATGGCGTTTATATCACTTGAACCAAAACACCCTCCGTTTGTACTTGTAACACTGGAAGTACATGAGGTAAATGTAGAACCATTATATCTTGTAAGATTACCGCCTGCAGCTCCTATGAGAAACTCTGAACCATTCCAGGCAATAGCTTTAACTTTATTAGTACTGAGAGCAGCAGCTGTTGAAAGATCCGTAAAAGCAGAACCATTATATCTTGCCAAAAGTCCGTTTGTTCCTCCCAGTAACCAATAAGAACCTGTAGTACTATATGCTATTACCGAAACAGTATTTGTAGCCCAAGAACTATTTGTACTTTGAAGATTAGCTGATAAGTTTGACGCACATGTAGAAGTTGTACAACCGTTCCAGCTATTAACTGTTCCGTTATCTCCTCCGATAAGCCACGAGGTTTCGTTATAACCTAAAGAATTTATTCCATTTGTATAAAAAGAAGTTACATAGGCGTCACAAATAAGATTCTCGAAGGGATTAATATCAAACTTCGAAAATTTTGCTCTTGCTATAGTAGCGGTAGATAATGCGCTGGAAACATAAAAAGCGCCGTTCCCAAATATTACATCACTATAACCATCTGTTATTCCAGAAATAACACCGGATTTATCAGTGAAAGTATTACCGTCATAGGTAACTACCTTTGCAGGATAATTCGGAATAGCACCTCCTGCGATTAAAAAAACATTGTCGCCATATGCAATACGACTAACATTATGAGGAGAAGTAAAGATTGAAGTAAGGGGGGTTGTGCCGGTATAGCCAAGATCTATAAATGAAGAACTAAAAGGCAATCTGACCTTTCCGCTCGTTGTTATTACTGTAAGATTTGTGTTAGCTGTATCAATATTGTTTAAATTACTAAAGTTCTCAGTGAAGGTCAATGAATATGATTTAACAGGAAAAATAAGCAATAAAATTATCAGAAATAATCTTGTCATTTATCACCTTTAAAAAGCCCCCGTAACCTTTTTGAGGCTACGGGGGATAAATTGAATAATCACATTTATTCTAAACTCCCCCGCCGGCCCTTTAAGACCGGCGAGAGATGTCCAGTCATCATTAATACATTGTGAATGAGCTGCCTTTTGTATCTGTTGCCGTACTGTTGGCAAATACATTGCCAGTATACGTATTTCCGGCTGCGGCTATAAATGACCATCCTACACCTGCAGATCCCGGAACAGTAGTTTGAGTAATGTCTACTGTTGAAACATTGCCCAGCTGATTTGCCTTTGCAGGCGGAATCGGATACAGGTAGCTGGTAAAAGCTGTTGACAAGTCTCCCGGCCAAACACCTTCTTTTTCCGAGTAGTAAATCGAAACAGAGGAACGGATGGCAGACAGATTGCCTTTCGTGGCACCTTCCCTGGATTTATCAAGCATCTGCGCAAATCTTGGAATCGCAACAGCTGCAAGAATACCAATGATTGCAACAACAATCATCAGCTCAATCAGGGTAAAACCCTTTTTGCTTTTTAACATTTAGATATCACCTCCTTGTAATTAATTTTACTGTTTCCTAATTAATTAAGTATATCCCCAGATCCTGTCTTTGTCAACACCACTTAA
Coding sequences within:
- a CDS encoding LPS export ABC transporter permease LptF, with translation MKIKIITKYILKEMVGPFFVGFILFTLIFLSDKMTELTDLVINCGVGIFTTLQLLIFIMPAFLAITMPMGVLVGVMVAFNRLNSDNEIIAMKISGIHIRTLIFPVLTASLIGSFIMIGWNNYVLPWGNSSFKNLVYKITSERASLAIQQKVFVSDFDKFVFYVDEKDDKNTFKNIIVFTQETENEPSYFISAKTGSIHSDPMEKAVYLRLEDGTFHQANPKERNLYSRIKFNSYDINLDLKNKLAGMVSNEKSAREMDLTELGSEITKSFQKGINTNNLKVEYHKKIAIPFACTAFTIIGIALGISIRVKGRSLSFLISLVLILFYYFLLIAGEITGSGGLLIPWLAMWLPNIITCIAGVILLYLSIREKISL